The Saccopteryx leptura isolate mSacLep1 chromosome 5, mSacLep1_pri_phased_curated, whole genome shotgun sequence nucleotide sequence ccccgtggtcaaggcacatatgagaaagccatcaatgaacaactaagatgccacaaaacattgatgcttcttgcctgacttgtggtggcgcagtggataaagcgtcgacctggaaatgctgaggtcgccggtttgaaaccctgggcttgcctggtcaaggcacatatgggagttgatgcttcctgctcctcccccctttctctctcccccccccctcctttctaaaaaaatgaataaataagaaaaataaaaaaacattaatgcttctcatctctctcccttcctttctgtctgtccccatctgtccctctttctgtctctctctgtttctctatctgaaatatatatacaatgtcCCTTCCAGAGACTGTATACTCGGTGGAGCAGGAACCTTATCTCTAGCCCCAATACCTCAGCCGGTGTCTGCCACATAGTACATGGTCACTAAGACCTATCcagaccttagagtcaggtgatGTTGGATTCTAAGTAAATGAGCTTAATCTGGATACCCCCTGCTTCATTCCAGGCTGCTGACAAATTGTCTGTTTCGTCATCTGTTCTAGAATTTTGCCTAGGATTATCATCCAGCCTACGGAATTTACCATTTTCTAGTTTGTTGTGTTTGCCTTCTCATTCATTTTGGTTCTTAGTTTGTATAGGTTTCCTCATCAGGTTGCCAGCTCTTGGAAGCCAGAGACTgttctgtgttgtttgtttgtaatttttcttgtttgtaaTGCCCAGGAAAATGGTCTGCTCAAAGTGGAGGACTTTTGAGTGATTGAATGATTTGGCAAGTGTCACCtccaaagagaataaaaaattggAGTCGGTACAATTTTGTAACAACCACAACCACTCCCTTTCACCAGCCAGTCACTGTGGTTGGTTTTATGTCGATTACCTCTTCCATTCATCATAAAAATCCTCTGAGGGAAATAATACAAgccccattttacaagtgaggcaCTTGAGGCTTCAGCAACTCTCAGGGACTCACCCTGGGTCATCCAGCTAGTAAGACAAAGAACCAAGATTAGAGCCGTTTTCTGTAACTCCAAGGTCCACGCTCTTGATCACACGTGACCATCTCCTCCCACTCCTCCAGCAGCTGACAGACGTCACTTCTTTTAGGGAAAAACGGGTACAGGTCTATCACGTCTGTCTTGGAGGCAGTTGGGTGCATAAGAAGAAGCCCTGGAAGGACAACTTGCTAAGTTAATCTCCCcaaatttttgtgtttgtttagaCAGTGACCATGATAGCTATTGGAGAAGATAATTTTCTGACCCTGTTGCCTGTGGCTCCTGGacaaaagcagagaagaagaagccGTAAACCCCAATGAGAGCCTATGAGCAGCTACTTTAAACTGCCTGGGTCAGGAAGCCTTGAGATAATGCCCTCCTTGTCCCGTTTGTCCATTTTTAAGCAAGTAAGCTCCACAGAGGGAAGCAGTGTTGACTATTTGTTGGACAGATTCTTTCTCTTGAGAAGAGAGACCCCTACACACAAGTAAAGCAAAGGCACAAACAGGGGAGGTTGGAGGGAATTAAAAGAAAAGCGAAGGCGTGGTTGCCCACAGTCCAATATTAAGGACAAATGAATGCTGTTTGGCTGTCATTACGAGAAGCTTCTGGTTGACAAATACTTTCTGGTATTTCCTTGCTGATTTTTTACCCTCACACCACAGGCCCTGACCACTGTGGTCCACTATGCAAATGCAAATTACCTGAATCAGGCTGCCGGTGACTCACCAACTCCCCTTTAAATCAATGCAGGCTCAAGGTAGTGCCTGCTCAGGGTAGACACCATGGCTCACAGGCTCCGCTTCTCCTCCTGGCTGCTGGTCTGCTGGGCGCTGGCAACTGTGGCAGAAGGTAAGGCTTTTGTTTCCATTCTGCTATGGGCCCACTAAGCAATAAGTTGTGTGAAAAGGTAAAATTTGGCTCCATGATTATGCACGTCCATAAATTGAAAATAGTTATGTCAGCTTCCACCTGCTTGTGTGGTTAAAGAGAAAGAGGCTGAATTTTATCATCCGAAGACCTTGGTCTTAGTCTTGGCTCTGACTCTGTGACTTGAGACCGATCTAACCTCTCTGCTATTAGTCTCTTCCGATGTGAAGTGACAGTATAACAGTGGGCATTATTACAGGGCCTGtgaggaccaaatgagctatcaggCAAGGAAAGTTCTTCAGGCTTCAAACAATCTATGAACAATTAGTTACTATTGTTCTCAAGCTAACAATTTGCCACCCTGAATTACAGCAATGTCCACCCTTTCCTATCCCCAGAAGCACAGTAATTTGCACATGGTGGGTGTTTAGTCTCTGTTTGTTAAGTACTTTAATTAATCACATCTATTTAGCTGTGTTTTGGTACTCCAGtgaacatagatttttttttttatctttagaatTATATTAGATTTCACAGCTCTACTGTTcctattcttttcccttttctccacaatgaAATTTCCCAAAGCCTTAGAATTGGTTTACAAACCCCTGAGGAAGTGAAACAGAAGactagggaagggaggagaaagggaaaggagaagaaaaccaCCCTGGGCGACCTGGACCTAGTGTCACAATGCCCTTAGCTCCAGAACTAGATCCCGTTCAGGGAGTAGAGATCCAGGAGTCAAACTGAATCATCCTCCCTTTCACACGCCCCTGGGGACTTCGCAGGGGCCCAGCCAGAAgctaccccccacacacacacacacacacacacacattccctaCTTCCATCCCCCACAGCTCACAACAGAGCAGGGGGGCAGGGACCTTGGAGCTGGTGGAGAGACCACCTTGCCCAATCTCTGCATGAATTCTGGTGATCAGAGGGCAGGGAAATCAAGATGACAAATAACCCCTGCCCCAATTCCTAAGACAAAGCACCCAAACTTGCTAAAAGTAAAATCATGAAACACAACTAGCCACCAGACACCTTCTTTCCAGAAAGTGCATTCGTCAGGAAGCTTTGTAATGTGTAGCTAAACAAGTTATAATGAGATTAGAGGTATATTCACACCTAAAAGAACACCAATTAAAATTTGAGATTTGATTTCTGAACTTGACTCACTTTCCCCACTGTTCCCCAGACTGGCATCTAAGTCCTTCACATGTAGCTTCTATCCAAGCCGCCCCGGTTCCAGCTCAGGGCTCACTTAtacacagccccccacccccgccccattctctctcctctccctggccGGCTGTGGCTGCTCCCTTCCCTTGTTTCACCTCTGTTCATTGCAGTTCCACACACCTAATTTTAGAGTGGCAATCGGTCTCTTTCTCGGACATCATAGAACACATAATAATTTGGACAGCACCCAGGGCACTTACTGCACTCAGCTCTGTAGCGCAGATCCATGGATTCGCGCTACACCTCCCGAGCGAGGCTGCGTCCTTATCATCTTGGCCTTTGCCGCAGCCCCTAACCCAGTAACCTGCACACGGCTGAAAAGTAGCCAGACTCAGAGCACAGAATTCAAATAGGCCTGTGTGACACTTTCTCAGCTCCAAATTATTTACCTGTAAACTTAGAGATTTGACCAAGATAGCCAGTCATTCCGTGAGCCTACAATATGAATTGAGTGGCAGTTAGCTAAGTTAAAATCTAACCAAGTTTAGCTATGGGTAAATTAATCacagtatttatatttctttctggtTCAACTCTGAGAGTGTATGAGAATTTTTGTAACAGTCCCTGTGCCCTGTAAAGGAAGAACTGCATGCTTATAAACCAAGTATGAAGCTTACTTCTCTTAGACTCAGTATAGTACGCTACACCCCAGCCATTGTCTGCCCAAGCAACCACAGACTACAGgtaattatatatgtaaaaaataggTTTTATcatccttacttttttttaaagtactagtTGTTGCTATGCTGTGAGTTTTATGTCTAGACTATAATAAACCCATTTAAATTGATATTCAAACTCTAAGCAATATTTTggcttaattttatattttactctaattttaaatgtaagttattACTATGAATTTTCTAAGATTGGAATTAAATACTCACTGGGCTTTACAAAAATCTATCAAGAAGAAAATTCAACATCTGCCTGGCCATTCATTCAATTTATCAATTATATACTGGACACTACTCTAAGCCAGGGACTAGTCTAGATGCTAGGGACATAGCAGTGGCCAAGAAAGTCAATAGGTCAATAGGCCCTATCTTCATGGAGGTCCTGTTGTAATAAGATCTATACCCTGTAGTCCTATCAATAGTGCACAGACTTTATGTATAAAGTCTATCCAGACAGAATCAAGAAAATGGGGCTCCTGCTAACAGAATCTTTCCATAACATTCAAGATTAATAGTAACAGTGGCTAACACCTACTAAACGCATACTGTGTCTCAGCAATGCTCTGAGCACTTGGTATCTTATTTCAGATAATACAACAAGCCAGTGAAACAGGTAgtattattttctctgtcttacatataagaaaaggaagactcagagaagttaaggaatCTATCTAGGTAACACAGTTATTAAATGGCAGAGCTCAGGAAACCTGACTCTAGAGCCTACACTTTTCAACACTATGCTTTTCTGCctctcaaaatgtttttaatctgcttttaaatatttgacCTACTTTGGTCTGAATAAGCTTGCAGAAGAGCTCTCTCTCATCTTTGATATTAAGTGCTTTCAGTGGTATGTCAGTATGTTCTATAATGAGAACTATCTGCTTATTAACAATCACATTATCCCTGAGAAGTAAGAACATGATAATTTTTGCAATTATACAAACAGATTTCTCTCAATCAATCAATTCTACTCTAGGCCTTATGCTGGGGGGGTAAGGTCTAGAATGTTTTCTATAGAGTGGTCAAGTGGACAGTTCAGTGCAGGAGGAATATGACCTCTGAAGATTGACTGATCACATGACTGATGAGTATTATGAAAGTGGACTAACAAGATACTACGGAAGCATTCTGCAATATTGCTTAATACAGCCTCAAGGGTAGGGTCTCCCTGAAGAAATAAGACTTGGAATCTGCAAAGAAGAAAGCCAGACAAAGATAGCAGGAAATGGTGCTCTAAGAACCTGGAACCAAAGTTTGTAAAACATAACCACCGATGACTTTTATCAAAGAAGCTTCTGTGGTGTGAAGAAGGCAGAGTCAGATTCCAATGGATTAAataagtgggggtgggggtggaatgaGAAGTGTGCAGACTTCTCTTTGCAATGAGAGATATAGGAACCAAAGAAGTTCATGGCAGATCTCCAAAGTTTTCTCTCTGAAATATGAAGCTGAGTAATCTACttaaaaagatagagaaaatcTTAAAGAGAATTCTTCAAATCAATGAAGAAGACTGAGAATTTTAAAGGGGCTTTGAGGAGAGTATTAAAGATTTGGAAGACAGTGGGACTTGAGCAGAACATGGATAAACAAAAGAGTTAATGATCAATATTAACTCAGTCAATCAAAGTTAAAGACCATAAATGGCATTAACCCACTCACTCAGATATGCAGCCTCTTCCTTGTAAAGAAACTGACAGTTTTCTGCATCAATCCCATAGCTCCCACATTTTAGAATGCATGTGCTAGCCAACCAGTGACCTAAAATAGTCACCATGTGTCTAATCTGCAGAAGAATGTTGTTTTATGTGGTTTTGCCCACATTCTTAGGTTGCATATGGGGACAAGCTTGTATCTTGATCTTGAGCCCTTAGAAATTCCCAGAAGAGAACACTGGACACACCTGAGTCAGGAAAATCTGCTTAGCAGGCTCTAACAGCCCATTGTCAGCTAGAGGATTTGGAGAGTAGCCTTGCATTTTAAGAAATGTGATGAACACAGGGTGGGTcagttgtttggttggttggctggctggctggctgactggctggctggctggctgactggctggctggttggttggttggtttgtaaAACTGGAATGCAGCTTTCTGAGAGGCAGAGCTCAAGGCCTAGCTACGCCCGATCTGATAGCAAAATGTCAAGATGGGCATTAAGAGTAAGGCTAGCTTCTCCCATAGCAACTGAAACCTCAGCAGAAGGTTTTCATGTTACAAACATTCAGAACTAATCTAATTGTGTAGGAGGAATGTGTAATGTAGGATTTAGTCATCTTCTGTAGTTTGCAATGTCTTAATCTACATTTAGTCATAGAATTTCAATACTCAGTAGCAGGGGTGGGTCTGTATTTCCTTCAAGGAACAGATACCCTTCCAGctagctttaaaaaaagagtagACCTGGAGGTGGAGTGATTATTATAAGGATATATCCAAGAGCCTTAAGTGCAGCCAGTGCTCAGTCTGACCAGTCTTAAGAAGTCAAGGAGTCAAGAACCAAGGCTACTTTCATCATCACTCTGTTACCACAGTctcttgtctctttttctctttgaaaggCCTTCCTCATTTTATAGTTCCTAAGGAAAGACTTGTTTCTCTGCTTACCCAACATCCAACTGTCCAAAACTTAACACTTCAGCCCCTGCCCTACACCTTCCGCTTACAGTGTCACTTTGTTATAATTCTCAAATGAGAATCTGATTAGTCAATGTTCAGCCAATGAATGACTTGAGTGTCTAACAGCAGTCCAATCAGCCATAGCCAAAGGTGTCCAAGACTGACCCTTCCTGGGGTTGAGGGTAAAACAGAATCTCTGGAAGAAGCTATGAACACATTTAGGCAATAAGCATATCCCATACAACCAAGAAATTTGAAGTCAGTTGTTCTAATGGTGAGGGGAATCTACCTCTTTTTAAGTGACAGTACTTCCAGCTTCCTGTGGAGAGTTCATTTTCCCATCAGTCATACTCAGCAGTTTTTCCAGGCCTATGTTGGTAAGTCTCCAACGAAGTGAAGAAATGATTTTATAAAGGGAAGCTTATTTTTCATAgccaattaaatgagataatacagcTAGAGGGAATACCTTGATACCTGGGCTTGATTCAAATTTCTTCTCagaaaccaatgtcatcctgGTCCTCAGTGCTCATTCTACTGTTGCATCTAGaagctccctcctttcctccttagGGAATGGTTTTACTGCTGGGGCAGGTGAAGCAGGCCTTTTTGATTAATGGCCTTTAAGGGAGGgggcagttatttttattttattaataataaggttttttttcaactaattttttttatttagttacaatttacacaaaataaaatacacaaaaggTACAGATTGCTCTTACAGATTGAttttacacatatatacacatatgtgtataaacatatgtatattattgtatatgtatgtatatgtgtgtatatatacatatctatgtaACAACCACCCAGATTGAGATCTAAAGAGTTGTCTGGTTACTTTTTCTACTAAATAACCAATCTTAAGCTaactatttttaaactctttttaaaactACAGATCAGTTTAGTTTGTTCTTGAACTTTATACAAATGGAATCTTTGTATAACATTCATCAGatgcatccatgttgttgtttagtaattcttttcattgctgagtagtatttcacagTCTATTTGTACACTCTCCTACCAATGGACATTTGCATGGTTTCCAAGTTTGGGAAAacatgaataaagctgttatgaacATTCTTGAACCAGTCTTTTGTAAACATATGcactcatttctcttgggtaaattcCCCAGACTGCAACCATGGGTCATAAGGTATATCCACGTTTCATTTCATTGAACCGTGGCAGTCCTTCCAAACATGCTCTGAGACCTCTCTATTTCTTCCTTCTGGTCTTGCTCCCCTGCTACTCTTCAAGCACCTCCTTTCTGCTTTTGTTATCAGACCTGCTTCCTGACTTGCATTTTTCTCCCCACAGGGCAGGTAAAGGTAGTTGCTCCTCTCAGAGACTCACGAAATAATGTCAACCCTACAGACTGCCAGATCTTCACActcacccctccacctcccccaaggAACCCGGTGACGACGATCCAGCCCTTCACAAGGACACCCAAGTGTCCTTTTTTTCCAACATGGAGACCCAGAGTCCACATTAGGTTTCCAAACAGACCTTTCCTTCCTCCAAGGTGCAACCACCGTTTTCATTTTCATCCAATTTTTTGGCCAAACAGGCGTTTTCCTCCACATCAATATTTCCCTAGAAGACGATTCCAGAGAGGAAGCTCCTCTGAGGAAagtaggaagaggagagaagccccAAACTTGCTGACGCAAAGGAAGTCAGTATCTCAGAAAAGACTATAAGAAGAATTTTGTTGTTTTCCAAGCTAAAACTAttgaatttgaaaattattttaagtgctaTGGGCTAGAAATTGTTCTCCTTGTCAGCAGTGACCATGCTGGTGTATAGGTTATTCAAGTTTGCAAAACAGGAGCAATGACCACATTGTTCTTATCACCAGCTTTTTATAATCACAGAATATTTGTgcaaataaaatcctaaaatgaGTGGTTCTGATCATTCCTAACCAATCTGAGTTGCCAGAAGAATCAGTTCCATCTTCTAAATTAGAGtgagaaacatttaaataaatcaagattattatataatgaataaaGGCATTAATAACACCCTTTTGTATTTACTGGAAAACTTACAGAGCAAGGTGCATTGacaaagtaaactttaaaaaaaaattatagaaaacctaaagctttatttaaagcaTCTCTGGCAGTCATGTAAATAgtggttatttattcatttactgtaTTTTCATTGAGGTACAAttgatataacattatattagtttcaggtgtataatgtaataattcaatatttttacatattgcaAAAGTGATCACCACCATATGTCCAGTTAACAtcaacaccatacatagttacaaatttatttttccttgtgatgagaactttcgAGATCCATTCAGTTCtctacaacaaaaagaaataataaagagtaaAGCAAAACATAGTTATGAGAAGTCTGCTTATATGTAGATAATACTTTAAAGTTATCGTGAACTGAATTACCTAACCCCAAAACTCTTTTTAACTGTCATAACTAAATGTACTTTAATGCTAACTTTTTAAGCAACCAGTGCAAATTAGCTTGATAAGCATCTCACTTTGTCACATTATCATCAGATAGATACTAGTTTAAATGATAGATTGCTCCTAAAACTTTCAACATGGTTTCAGGCTTAAATGTCTGATTAAGTTTACATAGATGGTCTCCTAATTCTAGGACTCCACAGACATAAGTTTACTCAACTATAGGAACCTTGTATTCTGAGGATGTGATATAAGTAACACATCTCACAGATTGCATTCATCGGTTATTTCTTTAGCCATTCTATAAAATACTGCCTCCTGTTTGTGCCACTCATCTTGCCTGTAACATAGGAAATTTGGTTTTGCATACATGGTCTGTGTCTTACACCTGTTTATCCAAAGAACTATGTGCAGAAGTTGCTGCTGTGCTGCttctacaaagaaaacaagaatgtAAAGATGTGAGGTTGCGGGGAACGTTGCCTGGGAAACGGAAAGATTGCTGTGCTTCCTTgctgcatcaaaagataaaaagaaaaagaagctattTCCTTTACTCACTTCATAGCAAATTTTTGTTATAAGAACAGACATTTGATTCAGAATTACAGGCTTAAATAAAACCTGTACTTAAAATCCTCATTAAGAAATTCTATGTTTTGTTAATAAACTGGCTCcttattttgctttctgttttggtTAGTGGGCATAAGCAGAAAAAGGCCAACCTTGGACACATGGGAAGGTTTGTATGTGACTCTCACCTGCCATTCAGGAGCCCCTCCCTCACCACTGCTCCCGGCTCACCTGGGTGCTCCGTGCTCGCACAGAGCTCCAACTGACCTAAACCAAGCTGGACCAGACTGGGCTTTCTCTCCCCAAACGTTAGAACTTTTGCAATCCAAAAGTTAACTGCTCTGAAATGGGTCCCCAAAGGCCTTGCTACGTGAAATTAAACACCCTGAAAACTAAGACAAACTAAAAACAGATTAACAGCTTTAATGAGTTAGTCATTGCATTCATTATAGAAAGCAGACTACTGCTGTCATGTTTCACGGTGAGTGCTTTTTGCAAAGAAACTGTAGATAAAATTGCATCATTTCTTACTCTGGGACATGTAGTAGAGTTGTTTATATGAAAAGCAGCCTACCCCTGCAAGTAAAAAAGCAAATGTCTTTGTGACTTTAAGAAATTGCATCCTTTGAGTCAataagttctttttgttttgttttgttttgttttgtttgtttgattgttagagagagagaagggggaggaacaggaagcatcaactcccatatgtgccttgaccaggcaagcccagggtttcaaaccagcaacctcagtgttccaggtcgaccttttatccactgccccaccacaggtcaggtaataagtttttcttttaaaatacagtgatgcggcctgacctgtggtggcacagtggatcaagcatcgacctgaaatgctgaggtcgtcggttcaaaaccctgggcttgcctggtcaaggcacatatgggagttgatgcttcctgctcctccccccttctctctctctctctctctctctctctctctctctctctcgcatttctatctctctcttggtctctcttctctaaaatgaataaaataaaataaaaatttaaaaaataatttaaaaaaataataaataaataaataaataaaatacagtgatgCCTAGCAAGTTTATTGACTCAGGGATAGACTCCAGTCACTAATGCCTCAAAGTGGGCTAGTTTATCAAATGTGTTCCTCTTAGCAGGTAGGTGGGATTCCTTGCTTTTGAAGCAATGGGAGTGTGTTGGAAGGATGTGATAACTTTTAAATTCATGTTTTGCTTGGTGGCAAAAATAGTGTCAAAAATAGCCTATGCAAGGCTAAAGTTCTAACCACGTTAAAGGCATAACCTGAATGTAatcatcagacaaacccaaattgagGGACATTTACAAAACAACTGCCCTGTAATCTTCAAAAACGTAGACGTCACAGTGGACAAAGTTTAAAGAAGATTACAGAGACATGACTAAAGGCAATCTCAATCTCggaggttggggaggggagaggttgCCATGAAGAATATTATTGGGGTAACTGGAAAATTTTCAATGAGGGCCATGTATTAGGTACTAGTATTATATCAGTGCTAAAGTTTCTGAATTTGATAACTAGGTAAGAGAACATATATAAAAATCTGAAGTACTTGAGGGTAAAGGAATATGATTTCTACAAATAAATCTCAAATTATGAAAAAAGTGTCTGTGTataagagaggggggagaaatggAGGCGCTGGGAAGAAGAGAAACTAATAAAGCAAATGGCAAATGTTTTTACAATGGTGTGTATGGGTGAAGGGTACTACAACTCTTCTTTAGTTtgaagttatttcaaaatgaaagtaaaaagacaTTACTAAAAGCAACACCGAGGAGTTAGTGACAGGGAGGGCCGCCCTGGGTTTAGTCATAGAGGAAGAAATGGCCAATTTAGAGCCAGcggacgcctgaccaggcagtggcgcagtggatagagcgtcggactgggacgcagaggacccaggttcgagaccccaatgttTTTACAATGGTGTGTATGGGTGAAGGGTACTACAACTCTTCTTTAGTTtgaagttatttcaaaatgaaagtaaaaagacaTTACTAAAAGCAACACCGAGGAGTTAGTGACAGGGAGGGCCGCCCTGGGTTTAGTCATAGAGGAAGAAATGGCCAATTTAGAGCCAGcggacgcctgaccaggcagtggcgcagtggatagagcgtcggactgggacgcagaggacccaggttcgagaccccgaggtcgccagcttgagtgtgggctcatctggtttgagcaaaagcccagcaACTTGAACCCacggtcgctggccccagcaaggggttactcggtctgccgaaggcccacggccaaggcacatatgagaaagcaatcaatgaacaactaaggtgttgcaacgcgcaatgaaaaactaatgattgatgcttctcatctctctccgttcctgtctgtctgtccctgtctgtccctctctctgactcactctctgtctctgtaaaaaataaataaataaataaataaaaattagagccaGCAGACAGATGGAGGAGATGACAGAGTAAGATTAGCCTGGGGGTTGAGGGTACAAAGAGAAGGAAGGTTAAAAAGGAGGCTAGATCCTGGGTAAACTACACTGGGGACCGTGCCTGTGGTCACCCAGGAGTGGACAGCAGCACTCCAAGCTAGGCTAGCCCTGGGGCCCGCTGGAAAAGGGGAACTTAACCTATGGGAGGGCACAGCTTGAAAAGCATTTCAATTTAAGATTTTGGTGTGCACGTAAAATGAAATTAGATGTTGTCTTCTGGATTTGTAactcatacatttttttccactgaGATATTTTGTGATTGAAAATTCTAAGCAAAGTGAAAATGCAATGATTTCTACAGGAATTTTGTATGCTAAATAAGCAGTGTCTTACGAGCACacctttttttctgtgtttgtggtcAGAATTAATGACAGCATAATTTTCTGCCTGCTAGTATCTTTTCATAGTCATTATAAACAGGGAGAACCAAATAATCCTTTTTGGTCACTGTAAACTTACTAAAATGTTTGGTAACAAGCAGAGTTCTTGTGTTCTGCTAAGGTTAGAGTTATAACCTATTGCCAtctttaatttaaatgtttctttgtgCTTTCAAGTATTACCGGGTTTTTCTTAATcattaaaaatttactttaaaaatttttaaatcctcaATACTTATTCCTTTGAGATCATTCTCTCttctgagttctttcttttttctaacgtTTAAAAATAGGTTGGCATAATAGTTCAATTCTTAACGAGCAATTCGGGTATGATACAATTACTACCATGGGCAGTGAAAGAGTGTTAGCCGTGCGCATAAGGGGAAGCGTGTCCAGGAGCGCTGCTGTGGAGATGAACTGTAAAGGTAGGTGGTGAAAGCCCAGGGCTGTTGCTCTGCGTGGTAACAACTGGTCCTGCTGCATCATGGACATAACCACTaatcatttctcttcttttcagcACAAATCAAAGTTTgagttctaaatttaaaaaaaaaaaaaatccccacaagAAGTAATCTTTAGTTTATCCACGccttaaaagaattaaatagcAGTAGTTAAATGACTTATA carries:
- the ODAPH gene encoding odontogenesis associated phosphoprotein: MAHRLRFSSWLLVCWALATVAEGQVKVVAPLRDSRNNVNPTDCQIFTLTPPPPPRNPVTTIQPFTRTPKCPFFPTWRPRVHIRFPNRPFLPPRCNHRFHFHPIFWPNRRFPPHQYFPRRRFQRGSSSEESRKRREAPNLLTQRKSVSQKRL